Proteins found in one Brevibacillus brevis genomic segment:
- a CDS encoding DUF418 domain-containing protein: MELRQNRVRIIDGLRGFSLVGILLANMLIFQFGIWGSQEMDLYALPDYEMTAYQLVKIFVEGSFMPIFTFMFGFGMIKMQQSLAAKGLRQKRYLTRRFLMLIGFGFLHSYFLWEGDILGFYGLMGFFLLLFMNRKPKTLLIWGIVLLCLISLMGLVPDDPNDPASITDPARMEAYVVKTMTVYGTGTYEEIVHHRNSEDPLGLPEYMMFVLLLIAPLMSAPMFLFGMFAAKRRWFEKPEEERTSYLRNMLIFLPAGLLLKALHVYLPGTWWSGVGDITGETILAIGYIFAFAWFFSRSTESTWLPRFEAVGKLSLTNYLLQTVICTTIFYGYGLGWFGKIGVLAGCGLAIVIYLGQLFLSPLYLKQFRYGPVERLLRMWTNFSFSGKTKQRPEKPISGL; this comes from the coding sequence ATGGAGCTAAGGCAGAACCGCGTTCGCATCATCGATGGCTTGCGGGGATTTAGTTTAGTAGGGATTTTGCTGGCGAATATGCTGATTTTCCAGTTTGGGATTTGGGGAAGCCAAGAAATGGATTTATACGCCCTCCCCGATTATGAAATGACTGCTTATCAGCTTGTGAAAATATTTGTGGAAGGCAGCTTTATGCCGATTTTTACCTTCATGTTTGGTTTTGGCATGATCAAGATGCAGCAAAGCTTGGCCGCAAAAGGCTTGAGACAAAAACGCTACCTTACCCGCAGGTTTTTGATGCTGATCGGATTTGGTTTCCTTCATTCGTATTTCCTGTGGGAAGGGGATATCTTGGGGTTTTATGGCTTGATGGGCTTCTTTTTGTTGCTGTTCATGAACCGTAAACCGAAGACTTTGCTCATTTGGGGGATTGTCTTGCTCTGCCTCATCAGCTTAATGGGGCTTGTGCCAGATGATCCGAATGATCCTGCGAGTATTACCGATCCTGCCCGTATGGAGGCATATGTGGTCAAAACCATGACTGTCTATGGCACGGGAACATACGAGGAGATCGTGCATCACAGAAACAGTGAAGATCCGCTTGGTTTGCCAGAATACATGATGTTTGTTTTACTGTTGATCGCGCCGCTTATGAGCGCACCCATGTTCCTTTTTGGGATGTTTGCTGCGAAGCGCAGGTGGTTCGAGAAGCCAGAGGAAGAACGAACCTCGTATCTCCGAAACATGCTGATTTTCTTGCCAGCGGGACTTTTGTTAAAAGCATTACATGTATATTTGCCGGGAACTTGGTGGAGTGGCGTCGGTGATATAACGGGGGAAACCATTCTTGCCATTGGTTACATTTTTGCCTTTGCTTGGTTCTTTTCCAGAAGTACGGAATCAACTTGGCTGCCAAGGTTTGAAGCCGTGGGAAAACTCTCTTTAACGAATTACCTTTTGCAAACGGTCATTTGTACGACGATTTTCTATGGATATGGACTCGGATGGTTCGGAAAGATCGGAGTATTGGCTGGTTGCGGATTGGCGATCGTGATTTATTTGGGACAGCTTTTTTTAAGCCCGCTGTATCTAAAACAATTCCGTTATGGTCCAGTGGAACGACTATTGCGTATGTGGACGAATTTTTCGTTCTCCGGCAAGACCAAGCAACGCCCGGAAAAACCTATTTCTGGCCTCTAA
- a CDS encoding S-layer homology domain-containing protein codes for MIRWVIVKNGGWELGRFHRAVTSLVFFSLFCLIFQASIFVPVSQAASAEETPAAVETTVDLRHLQGKVNEINAENLIQEKYTPDSWSKLVYALDAAKAVLTKPNVTQAEIDGALSVLVIAREGLKKQESAVDKSKLQAKVEEIAVEKLQEKDYTRASWKELQNRLAQAYFVLDDPHTSQIVVDVALEKLIKARQDLKKQDDAVYKRELRAKVEEIEDKDLDEDDYTRSSWRDLEDALEHAWDVIDDPHATQSEVDDALYDLKKAWRDLEDDKHRDRDRDRDKDRKKGSYTTPTNSFFTGGSSTDKKEERPATNKKSKSQRGYINGYPDGTFQPDRTVTRAEMAAILLNAEMVSQSSANKGRFFDVADNYWAANPIHQASAAGMMSGYPDGTFRPSANITRAEIAAVIYKYKALQGAGGGTAFFDVRGDHWSSPIIAAVVAKGYMTGYPDGTFQPEKALTRAEAVTILNRVLNRVPQNQAGPQRWPDVVPGHWAYKEIEEASMK; via the coding sequence ATGATCAGATGGGTCATCGTAAAGAACGGAGGATGGGAATTGGGACGTTTTCACAGAGCCGTAACGAGTCTTGTTTTCTTTAGCCTCTTTTGCTTGATCTTCCAAGCATCCATATTCGTGCCTGTAAGCCAAGCAGCAAGTGCAGAGGAAACACCTGCCGCGGTAGAAACCACTGTAGATCTTCGTCACTTACAAGGAAAAGTCAATGAAATTAACGCCGAGAATTTGATCCAGGAAAAATATACGCCCGACAGCTGGAGCAAGCTGGTGTATGCATTGGATGCTGCAAAAGCGGTACTGACGAAGCCAAATGTCACCCAAGCAGAAATCGATGGTGCCTTGTCCGTGTTAGTCATAGCAAGAGAAGGGCTGAAGAAGCAGGAAAGTGCAGTCGACAAGAGTAAACTGCAAGCGAAAGTAGAGGAAATTGCAGTGGAAAAGCTGCAAGAAAAAGACTACACGAGGGCCAGTTGGAAAGAACTGCAGAATAGACTGGCGCAGGCTTACTTTGTGCTGGATGATCCGCATACGAGCCAGATTGTCGTAGATGTTGCCCTTGAGAAACTAATCAAAGCGAGACAAGATTTGAAGAAACAAGATGACGCGGTCTATAAAAGAGAATTGAGAGCCAAAGTGGAAGAGATCGAGGACAAAGACTTGGATGAAGACGACTACACCAGATCAAGCTGGCGTGATTTGGAAGATGCACTCGAACATGCATGGGATGTCATTGACGATCCACATGCTACGCAGTCGGAGGTAGACGATGCTCTGTACGATTTGAAGAAAGCATGGAGAGATCTGGAAGATGACAAGCATCGGGACAGAGACCGGGATCGGGACAAAGACCGTAAAAAAGGTTCCTATACCACGCCGACAAACAGCTTTTTCACTGGAGGCAGCTCTACAGATAAGAAAGAGGAGCGCCCTGCAACCAATAAGAAGAGCAAGAGCCAACGTGGCTATATCAATGGCTATCCTGACGGAACGTTTCAACCGGATCGCACGGTGACACGTGCGGAGATGGCTGCCATTTTACTGAACGCTGAAATGGTGAGCCAGTCTTCTGCGAATAAGGGAAGGTTCTTCGATGTAGCAGACAACTACTGGGCAGCAAATCCAATTCATCAAGCAAGTGCGGCGGGTATGATGAGCGGCTACCCGGACGGCACATTCCGTCCATCGGCCAACATTACCCGAGCGGAAATAGCCGCGGTCATCTATAAATACAAGGCCTTGCAAGGTGCGGGAGGAGGCACTGCCTTTTTTGATGTGAGGGGAGATCACTGGTCATCTCCAATCATTGCAGCGGTTGTTGCAAAAGGTTACATGACAGGTTACCCCGATGGTACCTTCCAGCCAGAGAAAGCGCTGACGCGTGCCGAAGCCGTAACGATTCTCAATCGCGTGTTGAATCGTGTGCCACAGAACCAAGCTGGCCCGCAAAGATGGCCGGATGTCGTACCTGGTCATTGGGCATATAAAGAAATTGAAGAAGCATCCATGAAGTAA